In Thermodesulfobacteriota bacterium, one DNA window encodes the following:
- a CDS encoding NAD-dependent epimerase/dehydratase family protein codes for MKALVVGGTGPTGPFVLEGLLNRGYKVTILHRGTHEIDLPSEIEHLHGDAHFVETLNETLGSRTFDLVVAMYGRLRYVAEVMRGRTERLICAGGVAVYRGWFDPTQNPEGLHYPITENAPLTTGPEIDSFSYLMVQSELAVLEGHHLGFYNGTVLRFPMVYGPRQLIPAEWCVVRRILDGRKQLIVPDGGLTIESRGYAENMAYALLLCVDYPEKSAGQVYNIADEDALSLREWIGAISRMMDHEWELIDMPAKLASPSMPYGMWARPLVSETGQLHHRVIDLTKIKAQLGYKDLFKAKEGLKKTIQYYLDNPPDRGGEIEKRLNDRFDYETEDRLIREHKEGIEKLSSIFPIDRWYHPYPHPDEPKLKRDQRDR; via the coding sequence ATGAAGGCATTGGTAGTCGGAGGAACCGGTCCAACAGGCCCATTTGTATTGGAAGGATTATTGAATAGAGGCTATAAGGTGACTATTCTTCATCGTGGAACTCACGAAATAGATCTTCCTTCTGAAATCGAGCATCTCCATGGAGATGCCCATTTTGTGGAGACCCTTAACGAGACATTAGGTTCACGTACCTTTGATTTGGTGGTAGCCATGTACGGAAGGTTACGTTATGTGGCAGAGGTGATGAGGGGAAGAACTGAAAGGTTGATATGTGCAGGGGGGGTCGCTGTGTACAGGGGTTGGTTCGACCCTACTCAAAACCCAGAAGGACTTCATTATCCTATTACGGAAAATGCCCCTTTAACTACCGGCCCAGAAATTGATAGTTTCTCCTACCTGATGGTACAAAGTGAACTCGCGGTATTAGAAGGCCACCATTTAGGCTTCTATAATGGTACTGTTCTGAGGTTCCCCATGGTTTATGGTCCAAGGCAGCTTATCCCTGCTGAGTGGTGTGTAGTGCGTCGTATACTTGATGGCAGGAAGCAATTAATTGTGCCTGATGGGGGACTTACTATCGAATCAAGAGGATATGCAGAAAATATGGCTTATGCATTGTTGTTATGTGTAGATTATCCGGAGAAATCAGCCGGGCAGGTTTATAACATAGCAGATGAAGATGCCTTGAGTTTAAGGGAATGGATAGGAGCTATCTCAAGGATGATGGATCATGAATGGGAATTGATAGACATGCCAGCAAAACTTGCATCGCCTTCCATGCCCTATGGAATGTGGGCTCGACCATTAGTAAGTGAAACAGGGCAACTGCATCACAGGGTAATTGATTTAACTAAGATTAAAGCCCAGTTAGGCTATAAAGATCTCTTCAAGGCAAAAGAGGGCCTAAAGAAGACTATTCAATATTATTTGGATAATCCACCTGATCGAGGAGGGGAAATCGAAAAGAGGTTAAATGATCGTTTTGACTATGAAACTGAAGACAGATTAATTAGAGAGCATAAAGAAGGCATAGAAAAACTCTCTAGCATATTTCCAATAGATAGGTGGTATCATCCCTATCCCCATCCAGATGAACCCAAACTAAAGAGAGATCAAAGAGACAGATAA